DNA sequence from the Spartobacteria bacterium genome:
CACATGACCGGGACGCGGAAAGGATATAATGGGTGACGCTTCTGTCATTCCATACCCCTCCAGCATTTCAAATCCCAGCACATGAAAGTCTTTCACCGTTTCCTCTTCGAGCGGAGCACCGCCGCTGATCATTCGCCGGACATGCCCTCCGAACTTTCGATGGACGGAACCGAAGATCAGCCGAGACAGCCGCTTACTTCCCACCATGCGGGCAAAGGAAAAGAGCAATCCCGCCACGGCACTTTCATCGATTTTAGCGCGGATATTGGAATGAATAAGCGACCAGAAGCGCGGAACACCTACCATCAACGTCACCTGAAAACGTTGCAGCGTATCCATGATATCTTTCGGTTGCAAACTCGGCGTAAAGACACAGGTTCCGCCGACATACAGCGTTCCAGCCACCGTGCCCATCAACGGCAGAATATGATGACAGGGCAGCATAATCAGCGTGCGCATCCCCGTTTCGTAAATCCCCGTTGCCTTCACCGCCGACAAATTGGCGTCCATATTTCCGAATGTCAGCATCACACCCTTGGGCGACCCGGTGGTACCGGACGTATAAACAATCAGCGCCAGTTCTTCATCATCGACCTCTGATATACCCCGGCACTCCTCGGGATTCGACACGATGCGACGCTCCTCAGCAAAGATTTCCAGCACAACGAGGTGAGGCTTATGATGCGACGCAGCAACCGCCGCTTCGGCCACACCTCTGGTCTTTTCAGAGCAAAACAGCACATCCGGAGTACAATCATCAAGGATATAGGCAAGCTCCCCCGCCGTAGACATCGCATCCACCGGTACCGCGACTCCATTGGCCTGCCAAATCGAATACAGCGCCAAAATCCAGAAGGGACTGTTTTCCGAGAAAATGGCTGCCCGGCAGCACTTCTCCGAGCGCAGTTCAGCCGCCCATGAATGTACCTGGCAAAAGAAATCATCATACGTCATTTCTGACGTTGCCGACTGAAACACAAGCTGGTTTGAAGCACCTACTAATAACACGACATCCTCCAAAATCGTAATGACACGTATATTACAGGCGAAATATACGAATCCCCGCGAAGATATCCAAGCGCAAATCATAATATATTATAATTCTGACTAATATTATATTTTACCTTTGACATCTATATCCTGTTCAGATATCTTCATCATCATGAAATACCCAAGAATCAAACGGAAACAACTCGCTTATTACCACTGCGTAACCCGCATTGTTGGGCGCGAAATGAAACTGGATGACGTCGGGAAAAAACATATGCTTGGCCTGATTCGTCGCATAGAACAGTTTACCGGAGTTAAAGTTCTGACCTACGCCATCATGACCAACCACCTTCACCTGCTGCTTGAAGAGCCGGATAGTGGAACAGATATTTCGGATGAGGATCTATTAAATCGACTGCATGCATTGTATCCCGATCACGAGGTCGATGAAATAGAACATCGGTGGAGGGAATGGACTTCCGTTGGAAATATCGAAGCGGTACAAGCTGATAAACAGCGCTACAAGAAACGCATGCATGATATCAGTGAATTCATGAAACAGATCAAACAACGGTTTTCCCGCTGGTACAACAAGAAGCATCACCGTAAGGGTGCCCTGTGGGAATCGCGGTTCACCAGTGTCCTTGTTGAAAGCGGTCACTATCTCCGCATCGTTTCTGCCTATATCGAAATGAACCCTGTGCGGGCAGGCATGGTGCATGAACCGGGGCAGTACGCATTTTGTGGACTAGGTGAAGCTACCAGCGGGAGTATTTCCGCACAGCGAGGGATTGCACATCTTGTTCATATGCAGCAGGATGACCCCTCTTCGTCCGCATGGAAACACATCGCTGAAACATATTCAAAGCAGGTAATTCAGCCTAATTTAGAGCGATTATACAGTAAATGCCGCTACTTCAATGATGGGCGCGTTCTGGGATGCAGCGTCTTTGTGGAGCAATTTTTTCACGAGAATCCATCGCATTTTGGGCCAAAACGACAAAGCGCCGCTCGACGGGTCAAAGGGGGATGGACAGAGCTATTTGCTATACGCAATTTATTGGACTGGACCTAGACTAAATCAGTTCAATTCATCCAGCGTCAAGGAGAAGCTGGGCGTAAACACCTCCACAAAATAGGTCACTTCCGGCATATTCATTTTCATCAGCGAAGCCATAATCGTACGTTCGGCCTTTAAAAAACCACTATTACCGGCCTGCAATTCTTCCAGACACTTCAGATAGGCACACAGTTTATCAGCCGCCTTAACAATTTTATGTACCTCTTCATCATCACCTTCTGAAAAAAACAAACTTTGGTACTCATCCCGCAGTTCTTCGGGAATCATTTTCAAAATACGATCTGCCGCCAATTGCTCGATGTTCTTGTATGCCTCATTGATTTGCGGATTAAAACACTTAATGGGTGTCGCTAAATCGCCAGTAATCACTTCACTGCAATCGTGATACATTGCCAACAAGACCACGCGGGAAGGATCAACCTGCCCATCGAACTTCTTATTACGAATTACCGCCAGCATATGCCCCACCATTGCAACCTGCAGGCTGTGCTCCTGAATATTCTCCGTCAGCGTGTTGCGCATCAGGCCCCAGCGCTGGATAAATTTCATACGGCTCATATAGGCGAAAAAGTGACTCATGATACTCTCCAAAAAACATTTTCAATGCATTTAAACGAAGCGTTCAGCGTATATCAGGATCGCAAAGGTGATTCAGCAAAAATATTCAACTTGTTGCCTTCTTGCGACGTACATGATAAGCAGGACGAAACAAAACAACATGTTAAAACAAATAGAGGCGGTATCAGATGTATGCAGAGAAAGAACTCATAACAATCGCTCAAAAAGCGGTTACCGAGGCCGCAGAAGAAATCAAACACTTCCGTCACCGACTACGTCAGGAAGTGGGCAGAGAGGAAGGCGGCAAAGAAGTCAAACTACTGGCCGATCAGGTAACCAATGATATCATTGTGAAAACGTTACAATCGTCAGGAATTTCCATTCTGAGCGAAGAAACGGGCTTCATCAAAGGGTCATTTCCGTCGGCGCTGCAATGGGTGGTTGATCCACTGGACGGCAGTGTCAACTTTCTGCATGGCATCGATTATTGCGGCATATCTGTGGGCTTGTGCGAAGGTGATCAGCCTATTGCGGGAGTGATTTACGACTTGAACAAAGACGTACTCGTTACCGGCGCCCCGGGCTTCGGTGCCTATGCCGGCTACTCCCCCATTACGCCGTCCGACTGCACCGACGCATCTAAAGCCATTCTAACCACCGGCTTTCCGGCGCGCATGAAGTTCGACGAAGCCAACATCACCACCTATGTCAAAAAGATCCTGGCGTTTAATAAAATCAGAATGACCGGCTCCGCCGTACAATCCTGTCTCAACGTCGCCTCCGGCCGTATGGACGCCTACTATGAAAAAGACATCATGCTGTGGGATGTTGCGGCAGGCATTGCCATCATCGAAGCAGCCGGTGGTTACTGGAAATGGCTGCCAGGCAGTCGACCCAACGCCAAAATTGTCTACGCCTGCTGTCCGGGACTGAAAAACTACCCGATTTTTAATTAACCGTCGCGACGACTGAACTCGCATCCACAATAATTCTGGCGGTAAAAATCTTCATCACGGCTCAGAGCGGACATCCGTTGCGAGCCGTGCTTTTTTCGCCAGTTAAAATCCCAAAAGGTCACAGACGGATACAAGGAGGCCGCAGCATGCCCTGCGGCATGAACCTGGTTCTGATCCTTCCAGCGGGAAATTCCCAGCGTCGTAGCAAACAGTGGAAATCCATGATCACGGGCATAAGCTGCCGTATACTGCATGCGATCCTCGAAACATCGGCTGCAACGACGTCCTCGTTCCAGATCCTGCTCCAGTCCGGCAACCAGTTCCAGCCATTGGTCATGATCATAGTCGCCGTCGACGAAAGGAACTCCCAGCTTCTGCGCATACCGTTTATTCTCCTCTTTTCGAATTATATACTCCTCTTCCGGGAAAATACTCGGATTGAAAAACAACACAGTAAACGCGATATCGCACTGTTGCAACCACCACATAATCGAGCAGGAGCATACCGCACAGCACGAGTGAACCAGTACCGGCCGCATATCCTCGGCCAACACCAGCGGCGGCAGATTCCACAAATCAGTATTCATCAAAATCCCTTA
Encoded proteins:
- a CDS encoding 5'-deoxynucleotidase, which produces MSHFFAYMSRMKFIQRWGLMRNTLTENIQEHSLQVAMVGHMLAVIRNKKFDGQVDPSRVVLLAMYHDCSEVITGDLATPIKCFNPQINEAYKNIEQLAADRILKMIPEELRDEYQSLFFSEGDDEEVHKIVKAADKLCAYLKCLEELQAGNSGFLKAERTIMASLMKMNMPEVTYFVEVFTPSFSLTLDELN
- a CDS encoding inositol monophosphatase — protein: MYAEKELITIAQKAVTEAAEEIKHFRHRLRQEVGREEGGKEVKLLADQVTNDIIVKTLQSSGISILSEETGFIKGSFPSALQWVVDPLDGSVNFLHGIDYCGISVGLCEGDQPIAGVIYDLNKDVLVTGAPGFGAYAGYSPITPSDCTDASKAILTTGFPARMKFDEANITTYVKKILAFNKIRMTGSAVQSCLNVASGRMDAYYEKDIMLWDVAAGIAIIEAAGGYWKWLPGSRPNAKIVYACCPGLKNYPIFN
- a CDS encoding epoxyqueuosine reductase QueH, whose translation is MNTDLWNLPPLVLAEDMRPVLVHSCCAVCSCSIMWWLQQCDIAFTVLFFNPSIFPEEEYIIRKEENKRYAQKLGVPFVDGDYDHDQWLELVAGLEQDLERGRRCSRCFEDRMQYTAAYARDHGFPLFATTLGISRWKDQNQVHAAGHAAASLYPSVTFWDFNWRKKHGSQRMSALSRDEDFYRQNYCGCEFSRRDG